Proteins from a genomic interval of Rubinisphaera italica:
- a CDS encoding leucine-rich repeat domain-containing protein, protein MLMIARRIHWSFLCGLVLFAGCQDPAVENSSSKESESTQAPMRIAKAIDGEPEISVATLRKKLGANDQAEFTKAGGKVIAVNLAQSGVTDIAALEGLPIKYLNLMQLPIESIAPLEGMPLEELYLLGTKVSDITPIKGSPLRVLDITNTPIENLQNLVGLKLQELYLEGTKVTDLSPLVGMPLQKLRMEHTPVVDISPLEGMQLDQLGLFDTQVTDISPIRGMPLETLWLTETQVQDITVLKGNPVMSLDIEKTPISDLSPLSGNTNLKRLNIADSAVTDLTPLKGLKLERLIFSPEKIEKGLDVVMTMPSIQQIGRTFDTVTQPAVFWSSLPQPTPEKTETPPPAGTTE, encoded by the coding sequence ATGCTGATGATTGCTCGCCGAATTCATTGGTCATTCCTTTGCGGTCTCGTTTTATTTGCAGGCTGTCAGGATCCTGCAGTAGAGAACAGTTCATCAAAGGAATCCGAATCGACTCAGGCTCCTATGCGTATCGCCAAAGCGATTGATGGAGAGCCTGAGATTTCCGTGGCAACCTTGCGTAAAAAGCTGGGAGCAAATGATCAGGCGGAGTTTACGAAAGCGGGCGGTAAGGTGATTGCGGTCAATTTGGCTCAATCGGGCGTGACTGATATCGCGGCTCTGGAAGGTTTGCCGATCAAGTATTTGAATCTGATGCAACTGCCAATTGAATCGATCGCACCCCTTGAGGGAATGCCTCTGGAGGAACTTTATCTACTGGGGACAAAAGTTTCTGATATTACCCCGATCAAGGGATCTCCCCTGCGTGTTCTCGATATTACGAATACTCCGATCGAGAATCTGCAAAACCTTGTTGGTTTGAAACTGCAGGAACTGTATCTGGAAGGGACAAAAGTCACAGATTTATCACCCCTGGTAGGTATGCCCCTGCAAAAGCTGCGGATGGAACATACACCAGTGGTCGATATCTCCCCACTCGAAGGCATGCAATTGGATCAGCTCGGATTGTTTGATACGCAAGTGACCGACATTTCACCAATTCGCGGCATGCCTCTCGAAACTTTATGGCTGACGGAGACTCAAGTTCAGGACATTACTGTCCTGAAGGGGAATCCCGTGATGAGTCTGGATATTGAAAAAACTCCGATATCCGATTTGAGTCCACTCTCAGGGAATACAAACCTGAAGCGTCTTAACATTGCCGATTCCGCAGTCACCGATTTGACTCCCCTGAAAGGCTTGAAACTGGAACGACTGATCTTCTCACCAGAAAAGATTGAAAAGGGTTTGGATGTCGTGATGACAATGCCGAGCATCCAACAGATTGGGCGAACATTCGATACTGTCACTCAACCCGCAGTCTTCTGGTCTTCATTGCCTCAGCCGACTCCTGAAAAAACCGAAACGCCTCCTCCGGCAGGTACGACTGAGTAA
- a CDS encoding tetratricopeptide repeat protein has translation MTPSESTRDQQLAQATNAHQQGNFQAAEALYRQLLDSHQDDNVGYLLGTLLLQKGDAALAVEHLKPIAERHPESTDLHNNLGVAYQTLNQRQEAVKAFQASLKADQNYPQGWQNLGKLLFEMKHVREAEKCYREAVRLLPDDQACRQDWIQALITTEQWTEASQEIETLLQKDLSSETEIEWKTQAAFVQAQLHNYVEATRLSEEVQARQPENISILANLSYLYEHIGEIDKAIAAGLEAQDKAPHSAEIANNLGVAYRSAHRMDEALAAFSKSIELNPDLPLATFNRGSTLLLTENYSAGWADYERRLSLIPQPEELNGLKRWSGEKISGQKLLIVCDQGFGDLLMFARFLPLIRERSDAVTIFRAPPEMLRLLNASRVEGLPLADIFISEDDPLPQADCMFPLMSAASQFDLEIEGIGMQNSYLQSPENPQIVKWLESTSVNSQKTVGLCWRGNAAQAQDHVRTMTLETLFPLSDIPGIRWVSLQMDANENELETWPGEIIPAKDHVKDFADTAAILQEIDLLITVDTAICHLAGAMQRPVWNMLPHTPDWRWHLNRKDSPWYPSMQLYRQAEWGNWKSVVEKLAADLQ, from the coding sequence ATGACACCTTCGGAATCAACTCGCGATCAACAACTTGCCCAAGCTACCAATGCCCATCAGCAGGGGAATTTCCAAGCGGCCGAAGCACTGTATAGGCAATTGCTGGACTCCCATCAGGATGACAATGTCGGCTACTTGCTCGGAACTCTGCTTCTGCAGAAAGGGGATGCTGCTCTGGCAGTGGAACATCTCAAGCCGATTGCGGAGCGACATCCAGAATCGACCGATTTGCATAATAATCTGGGAGTCGCTTACCAAACGCTCAATCAGAGACAGGAAGCGGTCAAAGCGTTTCAGGCTTCTCTGAAAGCGGACCAGAATTACCCACAGGGGTGGCAGAATCTTGGGAAACTGCTCTTTGAAATGAAACATGTCCGCGAAGCCGAGAAATGCTATCGCGAAGCGGTCCGTTTATTGCCGGACGATCAAGCCTGTCGTCAGGATTGGATCCAGGCCTTGATTACGACCGAACAATGGACCGAAGCGTCTCAGGAAATTGAAACGTTGCTTCAGAAAGATCTGTCTTCTGAAACGGAGATAGAATGGAAGACACAAGCTGCTTTTGTCCAGGCTCAACTGCACAATTATGTGGAAGCGACCCGTTTGAGCGAAGAGGTGCAGGCCCGGCAGCCGGAGAATATTTCGATTCTGGCCAACCTCAGCTATCTCTACGAACATATTGGCGAAATCGACAAGGCAATTGCAGCCGGTCTTGAGGCTCAGGACAAGGCTCCTCATTCGGCTGAAATCGCCAATAACCTGGGAGTCGCCTATCGCTCAGCCCATCGAATGGATGAGGCATTGGCGGCGTTTTCCAAATCGATTGAACTGAATCCCGATTTGCCACTGGCGACATTCAATCGCGGAAGTACACTGCTGTTGACTGAAAACTATTCCGCGGGTTGGGCCGATTATGAACGTCGCTTGAGTCTGATACCACAGCCTGAAGAACTCAACGGATTAAAACGCTGGTCTGGGGAAAAAATCTCTGGTCAAAAATTACTCATCGTGTGTGATCAGGGGTTTGGAGACTTATTGATGTTCGCACGCTTTCTCCCCTTGATTCGAGAGCGTTCCGATGCCGTCACCATTTTCCGAGCACCACCGGAAATGCTGAGATTGCTCAATGCGAGCCGAGTGGAGGGTTTACCACTGGCAGATATTTTCATTTCTGAAGACGACCCGTTGCCTCAAGCCGATTGCATGTTTCCTCTGATGAGCGCAGCGTCCCAGTTCGATCTGGAAATTGAAGGAATCGGGATGCAGAACTCTTATCTGCAATCTCCTGAGAATCCACAGATCGTCAAATGGTTGGAAAGCACATCGGTGAATAGCCAGAAAACAGTCGGCTTATGCTGGCGTGGGAATGCAGCCCAGGCACAGGATCACGTTCGGACGATGACTCTGGAAACGTTATTTCCACTCAGCGATATTCCAGGGATACGCTGGGTCAGTCTGCAAATGGATGCCAATGAAAATGAATTGGAGACATGGCCAGGAGAGATCATTCCTGCGAAAGATCATGTTAAAGATTTCGCAGACACAGCAGCAATTCTCCAGGAAATTGACTTATTGATCACCGTCGACACCGCCATCTGCCATCTCGCGGGGGCAATGCAACGCCCAGTCTGGAACATGCTACCTCATACACCAGATTGGCGATGGCATTTGAACCGCAAGGACTCTCCCTGGTATCCGTCCATGCAGCTTTATCGACAAGCCGAATGGGGTAACTGGAAATCGGTAGTTGAGAAACTTGCTGCCGATTTACAGTAA
- a CDS encoding SpoVG family protein, with amino-acid sequence MEITEVRIKLMEDSGERLCAFCSITLDSCFVIRDLKIIQGTKGVFVAMPSRKLTDRCPKCHFKNHLRATFCNQCGVRLRPERAVKDDDGRAKLYADIAHPINSECRDLIQKTVISAYEEELIQAKNEGYICSYDDYGESAFASLDEQEDLHLHESPSPKPDSSSAGKQASRMTLETEDGKVHRVDSESKPEVNSTNNKDQSLRNIPQNNRPSKDPFGDGII; translated from the coding sequence ATGGAGATTACTGAAGTTCGCATCAAATTGATGGAGGATTCTGGGGAAAGGCTGTGTGCATTTTGCTCAATCACACTCGATTCTTGCTTCGTTATTCGCGATCTGAAAATTATTCAGGGAACAAAAGGAGTCTTTGTGGCGATGCCGAGCCGCAAGCTGACCGACCGCTGCCCGAAGTGTCATTTTAAAAACCATCTTCGAGCGACCTTCTGCAATCAATGCGGAGTGCGCCTGCGTCCCGAACGAGCCGTCAAAGATGACGATGGCCGTGCTAAACTTTATGCAGATATTGCACATCCAATTAACTCGGAGTGCCGCGATTTAATTCAGAAAACCGTGATCTCCGCTTACGAGGAAGAATTGATTCAGGCAAAAAACGAAGGTTACATTTGCTCGTATGACGACTACGGTGAAAGTGCCTTTGCCTCACTGGATGAACAGGAAGACCTGCATCTTCACGAGTCTCCTTCACCAAAACCTGATTCTTCATCAGCAGGAAAGCAGGCCTCCCGTATGACTCTTGAAACCGAAGACGGTAAAGTTCACCGAGTCGATTCCGAATCAAAACCAGAAGTGAATTCGACAAATAATAAAGACCAGTCTTTACGGAATATTCCGCAGAACAACCGCCCATCGAAGGATCCATTCGGTGATGGGATCATATGA
- the ispE gene encoding 4-(cytidine 5'-diphospho)-2-C-methyl-D-erythritol kinase codes for MHTGFELPLVLQAPAKLNLFLKILGKRSDGFHEIETLMQTLDLHDTLRFLSSSSGKVSLQIDHVSPWQAAREVLPTDQRNLIVRAALLLKERTNCQAGVEILLRKRIPSQAGLGGGSSDAATTLLALNKLWKLELSPSELILMAAELGSDIPFFVTRQSMAIGYGRGEQLQAVSGKPISYVLVKPDSGLSTAEVYSNCTVSLFPHSSKELLNALHGPNLSRVKYHLHNSLQEPAEQLNEDVQTVLSVMQQQDFLATMMSGSGTACFGICRNRREANSVANKLRSLSLGTVIVAHSRV; via the coding sequence ATGCACACCGGGTTCGAGTTGCCGCTTGTTCTCCAGGCACCGGCGAAACTCAATCTTTTTCTGAAAATACTGGGGAAACGATCAGACGGATTTCACGAAATTGAAACGCTCATGCAGACTCTCGATCTGCACGATACGCTTCGCTTTCTGTCTTCCTCAAGCGGGAAAGTCTCCCTGCAGATTGATCATGTTTCACCCTGGCAGGCTGCCCGCGAAGTTCTCCCAACCGATCAACGCAATCTCATCGTCCGCGCAGCTTTGCTGCTCAAGGAGCGGACGAATTGTCAGGCGGGTGTCGAAATTCTGCTTCGTAAGCGGATCCCTTCTCAGGCTGGTCTGGGAGGTGGTTCTTCGGATGCTGCAACAACGCTGCTGGCTCTTAATAAGCTCTGGAAACTGGAACTCAGTCCATCGGAGTTGATCCTGATGGCGGCTGAGCTTGGAAGTGACATTCCTTTTTTCGTTACCCGGCAATCAATGGCTATCGGATATGGACGTGGTGAGCAATTGCAGGCAGTGTCAGGCAAACCAATTTCTTATGTGCTCGTAAAGCCGGATTCCGGATTGTCAACAGCAGAAGTTTACTCAAATTGTACAGTTTCCCTATTCCCGCATTCTTCAAAAGAACTGCTAAATGCTCTGCACGGCCCGAACCTCTCACGTGTAAAATACCACTTACATAACAGTTTGCAGGAACCAGCAGAACAACTCAACGAGGATGTTCAAACTGTATTGTCCGTGATGCAGCAGCAGGATTTTTTAGCAACGATGATGAGCGGAAGTGGGACAGCCTGCTTTGGGATTTGTCGCAATCGACGCGAAGCAAACTCTGTTGCCAACAAGCTGCGAAGTTTGTCTCTGGGAACTGTAATTGTCGCTCACAGCCGTGTTTAG
- a CDS encoding type II secretion system F family protein has translation MDMVTILPYAIFGGISALIWFAVSHFSEKDDRVSERLMDIRDPGRRNKEQQEKSEGVSGMIGKAAPTLSKALKPKTELEESVLKVRMANAGFNSPTAPQVFLSIKLLSMIVGVIIGAAFGFISWGNTQSGWSAFAVGAGLGFYIPELVMGYLRMKRKQNIFLTMPDALDLLVVCVESGLGLDAGMRRVSEELSDTAPDICSEFNLANFQLQMGRPRREVLHDMGVRTGVDDMKALAAILIQADRFGSSIAQALRVQSDSMRVKRMQMAEEKAQKTAVQMIFPLVLFIFPGIFVVLVGPAAISMMDSLLAM, from the coding sequence ATGGATATGGTCACAATTCTGCCGTACGCAATTTTTGGCGGCATCTCGGCTTTGATCTGGTTTGCCGTCAGCCATTTCAGCGAAAAGGACGATCGCGTTTCCGAACGTCTGATGGACATTCGCGATCCCGGACGTCGCAACAAAGAACAGCAGGAAAAGTCGGAAGGTGTTTCCGGCATGATCGGCAAGGCTGCCCCGACATTGTCGAAGGCCTTGAAACCGAAAACGGAACTGGAAGAAAGTGTTCTGAAAGTCCGCATGGCCAATGCTGGTTTTAATTCCCCCACAGCTCCTCAGGTTTTCCTTTCGATCAAACTACTTTCGATGATTGTAGGCGTGATTATCGGTGCGGCTTTTGGATTCATCAGTTGGGGGAACACCCAAAGTGGCTGGTCGGCGTTTGCAGTTGGAGCAGGACTTGGATTTTATATTCCGGAGTTGGTCATGGGATATCTGCGCATGAAGCGTAAGCAAAATATCTTCCTGACGATGCCTGATGCACTCGACCTGCTGGTCGTATGTGTGGAATCCGGTCTCGGTCTCGATGCCGGAATGCGACGGGTGTCGGAAGAATTATCAGATACTGCTCCAGATATCTGTTCAGAATTTAATCTGGCAAACTTTCAGTTACAAATGGGCCGTCCCCGACGCGAAGTGCTGCACGATATGGGTGTTCGCACAGGTGTCGACGATATGAAAGCCCTGGCTGCGATTCTGATTCAAGCCGACCGCTTCGGCTCCTCAATCGCCCAGGCATTACGGGTTCAGTCCGACAGTATGCGTGTCAAACGTATGCAAATGGCAGAAGAAAAAGCTCAAAAAACTGCGGTGCAAATGATCTTTCCACTGGTGCTCTTCATCTTTCCCGGAATCTTCGTGGTACTGGTTGGACCAGCTGCCATTTCGATGATGGACAGTCTGCTGGCGATGTAA
- a CDS encoding type II secretion system F family protein: MDPLFISIVAFVAVVAIIVAIMLVMNDFSNTDVEDRLQVLTGHKNDTEEDGDDDKILKKQMLKDGVGGMSKAFNNLISKFGNLPLIFEQAHSPIGIEVFAVISIVFAAVGVVGGMAAHAPTPLLPVCAIFAGILPYMWILRRRKRRFARFGAQLPDALELIARALRSGHSLASGIQVVVHEMPEPISNEFGMAYEEQNLGIPIDQALKNVFRRVPNLDFKFFVTAVAIQRQAGGDLAEILDKIGHIVRERFRIMGQVQALTGEGRISGVVLMALPIVLFFVMYYLNAEYMMLLFTEELGRKMIAGAVFLQILGAITIKKIIEIKI; encoded by the coding sequence ATGGATCCACTTTTCATTTCAATTGTTGCCTTTGTCGCTGTTGTTGCGATTATTGTTGCCATCATGCTGGTAATGAATGACTTCAGCAATACCGATGTTGAAGATCGTCTGCAGGTCCTGACCGGCCACAAGAACGATACGGAAGAAGATGGTGACGACGATAAGATTCTCAAGAAGCAGATGCTTAAAGATGGCGTCGGCGGGATGTCGAAAGCCTTTAACAATCTGATTTCCAAGTTCGGAAATCTCCCACTGATTTTCGAGCAGGCTCACTCTCCGATTGGGATTGAAGTTTTTGCGGTTATTTCGATTGTGTTTGCAGCTGTTGGAGTTGTCGGAGGAATGGCCGCTCATGCTCCTACCCCGTTATTGCCGGTTTGTGCAATATTTGCAGGCATTTTGCCGTACATGTGGATTTTACGTCGACGGAAAAGACGCTTTGCCCGATTTGGTGCTCAGTTACCGGATGCATTGGAATTGATTGCCCGGGCATTGCGATCTGGTCATAGTCTGGCATCCGGGATTCAGGTGGTCGTCCATGAAATGCCAGAACCAATTTCCAACGAATTCGGAATGGCCTACGAAGAACAAAACCTCGGGATACCGATCGATCAGGCATTAAAGAATGTATTTCGTCGTGTGCCGAACCTCGACTTCAAATTCTTCGTGACTGCAGTTGCGATACAACGTCAGGCTGGGGGAGATCTGGCGGAAATTCTCGATAAGATCGGACATATCGTTCGTGAACGCTTCCGCATTATGGGACAGGTTCAAGCCTTGACTGGGGAAGGTCGTATCAGTGGCGTCGTATTGATGGCTCTGCCGATTGTGCTGTTTTTCGTGATGTACTACCTGAATGCAGAATACATGATGCTCCTCTTCACTGAAGAGTTAGGCCGCAAGATGATTGCAGGAGCCGTCTTCTTGCAAATACTGGGGGCGATCACCATTAAAAAGATTATTGAAATTAAGATTTGA
- a CDS encoding CpaF family protein, translating to MAPVKPPQTRTTRNGVFSQDDFETLKRLIHGKLVDKLDLSRLGDLEGDTLRREIRLVVEHLCDTENPLLNRSERERLIDEVLDETFGFGPLEILMKMDDVADIMINGPKNVFLEKAGRIVKSEVTFRDNAHLLQILDRIVSRVGRRVDESTPMVDARLPDGSRLNAVIPPLALDGPSLTIRKFGANPLTLESLLKFGAFTPEMAMFLEGATKARLNTVISGGTGSGKTTLLNTLSSFIQPDHRIITIEDAAELQLQQDHVLRLETRPANIEGKGRVSATDLVKNALRMRPDRIIIGECRGAETLDMLQAMNTGHEGSLTTIHANNPRDAVSRMETMISMGGIELPMKAIRQQFSAAVDLIIQSNRLQGGPRKVTHITEVLNMEQETIIMQDIFLFVQDGISEDGRAYGHFESTGVRPHCMDRMEAAGVRLPSNLFSARVLG from the coding sequence ATGGCCCCTGTAAAACCTCCTCAAACACGCACAACCCGCAATGGTGTTTTTTCTCAGGACGATTTTGAAACCCTCAAACGTCTGATTCATGGCAAGTTGGTCGATAAGCTCGATCTGTCTCGCCTGGGAGATTTGGAAGGGGATACGCTACGACGAGAAATTCGTCTTGTTGTCGAGCATTTGTGCGATACCGAAAATCCTCTGCTGAACCGTTCCGAACGCGAACGCTTGATTGACGAAGTTCTCGATGAGACCTTCGGTTTCGGCCCTCTCGAAATCCTGATGAAAATGGATGACGTGGCCGACATCATGATCAACGGTCCCAAGAATGTCTTTCTGGAAAAAGCGGGACGAATTGTCAAATCGGAAGTCACATTCCGCGACAATGCTCACTTGCTGCAGATTCTGGATCGAATCGTTTCACGCGTCGGACGACGTGTCGATGAGAGTACCCCGATGGTCGATGCCCGGCTGCCGGATGGGTCTCGTTTGAATGCCGTCATCCCGCCGCTGGCTCTGGATGGTCCTTCACTGACGATTCGAAAGTTCGGGGCGAATCCGCTGACGCTGGAAAGTCTCCTCAAATTTGGAGCTTTCACTCCAGAGATGGCGATGTTCCTCGAAGGAGCCACTAAGGCACGTCTGAATACAGTGATTTCTGGGGGTACTGGTTCCGGTAAAACGACATTGCTCAATACACTGTCGAGTTTCATCCAGCCAGATCATCGTATCATTACGATTGAAGATGCAGCCGAGCTTCAACTTCAGCAGGATCACGTGCTACGGCTCGAAACACGTCCAGCCAACATCGAAGGGAAAGGCCGCGTCTCTGCGACTGACCTCGTGAAGAACGCACTACGTATGCGACCAGACCGAATCATCATCGGGGAATGTCGTGGAGCAGAAACGCTCGATATGTTGCAGGCGATGAACACGGGTCACGAAGGTTCGCTGACCACGATTCACGCTAACAATCCTCGCGATGCCGTCTCCCGTATGGAAACCATGATTTCGATGGGCGGAATCGAACTGCCGATGAAAGCGATTCGCCAGCAGTTCAGTGCAGCCGTCGATTTGATCATTCAGTCGAATCGACTGCAGGGTGGTCCTCGAAAGGTGACTCATATAACCGAAGTGCTCAACATGGAGCAGGAAACGATCATCATGCAGGATATTTTCCTGTTCGTACAGGATGGAATTTCTGAAGACGGACGTGCGTATGGTCACTTTGAATCGACGGGGGTTCGTCCTCACTGCATGGATCGCATGGAAGCGGCTGGAGTTCGATTGCCGAGCAATTTGTTTTCAGCCCGAGTATTGGGATAA
- a CDS encoding flavin reductase family protein — protein MNSDDNPISNDPFALIDPQLWLITSASQNRRSGLIATFVTKASIVPDCPRFVIGLARQHETCRLLEESGTCVLHLFSQEKCEWVEKFGVPSGAKIDKFAQIDIQTLKTGAPVLSDAICAFDCQVERNWETGDRILFLLQVVESKMLNPGTPLRFTEMWNTASTELCQKLSFLLVRDQQIDRQAIMKWREASE, from the coding sequence ATGAATTCTGACGATAATCCAATTTCAAATGACCCCTTCGCATTGATCGATCCTCAACTCTGGTTGATTACATCGGCCTCCCAGAATCGCCGTAGTGGTCTAATTGCAACGTTTGTGACAAAAGCATCGATCGTGCCGGATTGTCCGCGGTTTGTCATCGGACTGGCTCGACAGCATGAAACCTGTCGGCTTTTGGAAGAATCAGGCACCTGTGTACTGCATCTCTTCAGTCAGGAGAAATGCGAATGGGTAGAGAAGTTTGGAGTTCCGTCTGGCGCGAAAATTGATAAATTCGCACAGATTGATATTCAAACGCTTAAAACAGGAGCCCCTGTTCTTTCAGACGCAATCTGTGCATTCGATTGTCAGGTCGAACGGAATTGGGAAACAGGAGACCGAATTCTGTTCCTATTGCAAGTGGTCGAATCAAAAATGCTCAATCCGGGAACCCCACTCCGTTTCACTGAAATGTGGAATACAGCCTCGACGGAACTCTGCCAGAAGTTGTCGTTTTTGTTAGTAAGAGATCAGCAAATCGACAGGCAGGCCATTATGAAATGGCGGGAAGCATCTGAATAG
- the dnaA gene encoding chromosomal replication initiator protein DnaA, translating into MPPEWSHSSNEGSTQSISTDRPYAEKFQQSLRQLIGESRYQKWFQNRSTVTIHGDVLVVGVASPFLTKWMSKEFQQPATQIARECLGLAAQVRFEVDAAAAEQLSAFQSQVSSSSEVKSVVTTLPHSANEESKDGSSVTTAATLPAMKKNQKIRGRLAPRRRRFASLNDFVTGPGNHVPHAMAKIVAEHPGEQYNPLYYYGGVGIGKTHLLEGIHREVRQNYPDWQVMSLTAEAFGNYYTKALYEKSLPAFRKKFRAVDVLIVDDIDFLDAKKGFQEEFCHTIQELISYGRQVVLAADRHPRMLTHLRPELSTRFLSGLVTRLESPDLETRREIVRRHTDKLSLPVTDDAIDFVATKFSRNVRELIGAINCLQTYHHMTKRMVGITAAREILRDLERDCLKIVRTSDIQHAVCNLFGVQPEDLISAKRSRNLSQPRMLAMYLSRQWTQAAYHEIGKQYGGRNHSTVMSAEKRMKQMLERNESIQISTRKWSAQEIVSTLEEQLQVG; encoded by the coding sequence ATGCCACCCGAATGGAGTCATTCGAGCAATGAAGGTTCGACCCAATCGATTTCTACAGATCGCCCATATGCTGAAAAATTTCAGCAGAGTTTGCGACAACTCATTGGAGAATCACGCTATCAGAAGTGGTTTCAAAACCGCAGCACGGTTACCATTCATGGTGACGTGTTAGTGGTGGGAGTCGCCAGTCCTTTTCTCACTAAATGGATGTCGAAAGAATTTCAGCAACCTGCAACTCAAATCGCCCGAGAATGTCTGGGGCTTGCTGCGCAGGTTCGCTTTGAAGTCGATGCGGCAGCGGCAGAACAGTTGAGTGCGTTTCAGTCTCAAGTTTCATCTTCATCGGAAGTGAAGTCCGTGGTAACGACACTACCTCATTCTGCGAATGAAGAATCGAAGGATGGTTCGTCAGTCACAACTGCGGCTACTCTGCCTGCGATGAAAAAGAATCAAAAGATTCGCGGCCGACTGGCTCCCCGCCGGCGTCGATTTGCAAGTCTGAACGATTTCGTGACCGGCCCGGGAAATCATGTCCCACATGCCATGGCTAAAATTGTCGCCGAACATCCCGGCGAGCAATACAATCCGCTCTACTATTACGGAGGGGTTGGAATCGGGAAGACGCATTTGCTCGAAGGGATACATCGGGAAGTCCGACAAAACTATCCCGATTGGCAAGTGATGTCCCTGACCGCAGAAGCATTCGGGAACTATTACACGAAAGCTCTTTATGAAAAATCGCTACCGGCTTTCCGAAAAAAGTTTCGAGCAGTCGATGTGTTGATTGTTGATGACATCGATTTTCTGGATGCCAAGAAAGGTTTTCAGGAAGAGTTCTGTCATACGATCCAGGAACTGATTTCCTACGGTCGTCAGGTCGTACTGGCAGCAGATCGACATCCTCGAATGCTGACTCACCTGCGGCCTGAACTGAGTACCCGATTCCTTTCAGGACTGGTCACACGATTGGAATCTCCCGATCTGGAAACTCGTCGTGAGATTGTCAGGCGTCATACCGATAAACTTTCTCTGCCTGTCACAGATGATGCAATCGATTTTGTCGCGACAAAGTTTTCACGCAATGTGCGTGAACTGATCGGAGCGATCAATTGCCTGCAGACTTATCATCACATGACTAAACGAATGGTCGGCATTACCGCCGCCCGCGAGATTTTACGCGACCTCGAGCGGGACTGTCTGAAGATTGTACGGACATCTGATATTCAACATGCCGTCTGTAATTTGTTTGGGGTCCAGCCGGAAGATTTGATTTCTGCCAAACGATCCCGCAATCTTTCTCAGCCGCGGATGCTGGCCATGTATCTGTCTCGTCAATGGACGCAGGCTGCTTATCATGAAATCGGTAAACAGTATGGCGGTCGCAATCACAGCACGGTCATGTCGGCTGAAAAGCGAATGAAGCAGATGCTCGAACGAAATGAATCGATCCAGATTTCAACCCGCAAATGGTCTGCTCAAGAGATTGTTTCAACTCTCGAAGAACAATTGCAGGTTGGATAG
- a CDS encoding GNAT family N-acetyltransferase, whose translation MNDQTFSSSGEIRPARTITEQRDALELLVRDSGSFQLDHDVSLILNQAETGEFDLTNLLVASQTTDEQNSSPIILGAILLIVQPDGTGLVWPPSVCVKNVIAEKRNEIRDCLLNYATKVAHSCDCTHMQCSVSADQEVNLEVFQKSKFQELGNLLFLARKAAMKSGLPRSAMRKNLKLIPYQKIIDEYQLAKLIDRTYENSQDFPELQGQRTGEQAIRSHQTQGKYHPEWWLVIEHEGEGVGILFFAEHTEFEQVELIYIGITEKYRKQGFAKTALAQALQKFERDEKSVFLGVDARNHPAVRLYASLGFVQISEQRILFRPLKKHGD comes from the coding sequence ATGAATGATCAGACATTTTCGAGTTCAGGGGAAATTCGTCCTGCACGAACTATCACAGAGCAGCGAGATGCGCTCGAACTTCTGGTTCGCGATTCCGGTTCCTTTCAGCTTGATCACGATGTCTCACTGATACTGAATCAGGCGGAAACTGGTGAGTTTGATCTGACGAATTTACTGGTTGCCAGTCAAACAACTGACGAACAAAACTCCTCCCCCATTATTCTTGGAGCAATTCTACTGATTGTCCAGCCAGATGGAACAGGTTTGGTCTGGCCACCTTCGGTCTGTGTAAAAAATGTGATTGCCGAAAAGAGGAACGAAATTCGAGACTGCTTGCTCAATTACGCTACCAAGGTTGCTCACTCCTGCGATTGCACACACATGCAGTGTTCCGTCAGTGCTGATCAGGAGGTGAATCTGGAAGTCTTCCAGAAGTCCAAATTTCAAGAGTTAGGGAATTTGCTTTTCCTGGCGAGGAAGGCTGCAATGAAATCCGGCCTGCCCAGATCTGCCATGCGCAAAAACCTGAAGTTGATTCCCTATCAGAAAATTATTGACGAGTATCAGCTGGCAAAATTGATCGATCGCACTTATGAAAATTCACAGGATTTTCCTGAACTCCAGGGCCAGCGAACCGGAGAGCAGGCCATTCGATCTCATCAGACTCAGGGGAAGTACCATCCTGAATGGTGGCTTGTCATTGAACATGAAGGTGAAGGGGTTGGGATTCTCTTTTTTGCAGAACATACCGAGTTTGAGCAAGTCGAATTGATTTATATCGGAATTACAGAAAAATACCGAAAACAGGGATTTGCAAAAACAGCACTCGCACAAGCGCTCCAGAAATTTGAACGAGATGAGAAATCGGTTTTTCTAGGGGTAGATGCCCGAAATCATCCAGCAGTAAGACTTTACGCATCGTTGGGGTTCGTTCAGATTTCGGAACAACGGATTCTATTTCGCCCACTGAAGAAACACGGAGATTGA